A stretch of the Ignavibacteriota bacterium genome encodes the following:
- a CDS encoding sigma-54-dependent Fis family transcriptional regulator has product MSGNYILQDKASQTQYSNFVVAFAGNDDDSLHVLNQFKKEMDITFHVHSFDNSYATLSKECRSVLLVLPTVSEKWNSIVNSIREKNTNVHILAAIRNQNKDILHKLVDTSIDDFLLVPARGEEIKKKFQRLLNVTNVPESDVIKKELILKFGLGQFIGASSQFLNAIKKIPIISKTDSPSLIMGETGTGKEMVARALHYLGSRSSQPFIPVNCGVLPEQLFENELFGHEKGAYTGALHKQEGLIHEARGGTLFLDEINTLNFSSQVKLLRFLEDGLYKPLGSSKYVQENVHIITATNVDLLTEIQEKRFREDLYYRINVLNIHLPPLRERTGDIFLLANHFLDKFSHQYEKGEMCFSADAMNKLTSYSWPGNVREMKNLIERLVVLIESSLIKAEDVVLPGDGTTPVGQRTFQDAREIVIHEFEKRFLSEILAANKWNVSRAAEQAHIDRRSLQRLIKKYNLHTAASY; this is encoded by the coding sequence ATGTCCGGGAATTATATTCTCCAAGATAAGGCTTCACAAACACAATATTCAAATTTCGTTGTAGCATTTGCTGGCAATGATGATGATTCATTACATGTCTTGAATCAATTCAAAAAGGAAATGGACATTACATTTCACGTTCACTCCTTTGATAATTCTTATGCTACGCTTTCAAAAGAGTGTCGTTCTGTTTTGTTAGTACTCCCAACAGTTTCCGAGAAATGGAATTCTATTGTAAATTCAATCAGGGAGAAAAACACAAACGTTCATATTCTTGCTGCAATTAGAAATCAAAACAAAGACATTCTTCACAAACTTGTTGATACAAGCATTGATGATTTTCTCCTTGTCCCGGCGCGAGGAGAAGAAATTAAGAAGAAATTTCAGCGGCTTCTCAACGTGACGAATGTTCCTGAATCTGATGTTATCAAAAAGGAATTAATCCTCAAATTCGGTTTGGGGCAATTTATCGGCGCTTCATCCCAATTCCTCAACGCAATAAAAAAAATTCCAATTATCAGTAAGACCGATTCTCCATCATTAATCATGGGGGAAACAGGTACGGGGAAAGAAATGGTCGCCCGTGCGTTGCATTACTTGGGAAGTCGTTCATCGCAACCGTTTATTCCGGTTAACTGTGGTGTTCTGCCGGAACAACTGTTTGAAAATGAACTCTTCGGACATGAAAAAGGAGCCTACACGGGCGCGTTACATAAACAAGAAGGATTAATTCACGAAGCGCGGGGTGGAACATTATTCCTTGATGAAATCAACACGCTAAACTTCTCCTCACAAGTGAAACTCCTCCGCTTTTTAGAAGACGGACTTTATAAACCCTTAGGGTCATCGAAGTACGTGCAGGAAAATGTACATATTATCACCGCAACCAATGTTGACCTCCTGACCGAAATACAAGAAAAACGATTTCGGGAAGATTTATATTACCGTATCAATGTTCTGAACATTCATTTACCGCCGTTGCGTGAGCGCACAGGCGATATATTTCTGCTTGCCAACCATTTTCTTGATAAGTTTTCTCATCAGTATGAGAAGGGCGAAATGTGTTTCTCTGCCGATGCCATGAACAAACTCACCTCCTATTCATGGCCCGGGAATGTGCGCGAAATGAAAAACCTGATTGAGAGACTTGTAGTATTGATTGAATCAAGCCTCATCAAAGCGGAGGACGTAGTTTTACCCGGTGATGGAACTACTCCTGTAGGTCAGAGAACATTTCAGGATGCACGAGAGATTGTGATTCACGAATTTGAAAAACGATTTCTCTCTGAAATTTTGGCTGCGAACAAATGGAATGTCAGTCGCGCTGCAGAACAGGCGCACATTGACAGGCGTTCACTTCAACGGCTGATAAAAAAATACAACCTTCATACTGCGGCATCATATTGA